The sequence below is a genomic window from Candidatus Hydrogenedentota bacterium.
TCACCATTTGGATGTTGCCACCCCGGGAGCCGATGTGTCCCGTTGCGAGAAGAGGTTCCTCGATCAGAATTCCCAGCATTGCCGAAATACAAGCCAGGAAAACCGGGAGATCCGCAGAGTATCCCACCACGGTAATGGTCCTGTCCTGCATGGCGGCTATCTCTGCGTTCGACACAGACAACTCAAAGCTGGGTACAGGTATGCGGAGTTGCTTCGCGATGGTCCGAAAGATCGGCGCCAAGACCGACTCGTAATGCGCTGCCGTGGCATCGTCGAACCTGCTGGTTCCACGGAATCGAAACATGTTCGGTTCGGCAGGTGGAACGGCGACGGCAATGATCTCCGTAATTGCGGCAACCGCATCGTCACCGCTGCCGACAGTCAGCACTGCCTTCGCGCGGCCTACCGCCACCTGTCGCGTATGCCTTCTAGAATTTACGCGCCTGGCTCGCACAGCCGGAACTCCATCCGCCCTGCCTGACGGCCAGGATACAAAGACACCGAGACTTCGCCACCAAGAATGGAGAAACGGCGGGTCGTCCTTTCGGCGTCCTCGCCAGTGTCAGCAGCGAGCCGCATCGGAACGGCGGGAAACGCGTACGCGAGGAGCACGTCGCTCTTGCTGAGATCGCCTTCCCAGAGAACGCGACCGGTGGAGAGAACGAGACGATAATGGCCCGGATTAATCCGAGACACCGTGGAGCGATCCGTTCCCGCGCCGAACACCACCGGTTCCAGCGGTCCATCATTTCGCTGAATGCAGATGTCCACCTTGTCCAGTCCTGGTTCAATTACGAACTCTTGTTCCCGGAGCAGCGCATCGATTTCGGCGACGTCGAACTGAGCAGCGAGCGAAAGCGCCAACTCGTGAGCCTCGTCCATCTGTACGTGTACGCTTAGCAGCCCGATCTTTTCTCTATGGTCCTGGGCGCCCGATGGTCTTTCCTTCCGCTCTTTCGCCATTGCTTGCACAAGCGCCATGAATTCCTGAAATCGGACAAAACCCTCGCGGTATTTGGGATTGCGGCCCAGTGAGACGACGGTTCGAAACGCCTCCCGCAAGGCCACGGCGGCATCTTGCTGCGCGAGTGCATTCATAAGAAGCGGAACAAAGAAGAACTTCTCACTCATCGTTGTGCTCCTTCAGTCGCAGGGGCTCGCCGCCGTTCACAATCTCACGGGCGGCGCCAAGTACGCCAGCTTCGGCTGCCACCTCCATAAAGACTTCATCACTGCTAACTATGGCGGCGACGATGCGAACGAGATCGGGCACTTTCGTGTCGACGCCCTTGTCACCTTTGCTCCAGTCCCGTCCGAAGAATCGGCTGAGGGTGGCTTTGGATACGCCGAATTCCGCCGCGATCGATTCAAGCGTTCGCTCGCCGGATAGTGCGTTTTCGAGCAACGCCTTGACGAGCGCTTCCAAATCTTGATTTCCGAGCTTGCGAATTGCGTTCCGCTGGCGATCCAGCGATTCAGCGGTCTTTTTCGCTACACAATCAACCATGTTGGGTCGCATAGCTTTCTCTAGTTTGTCGTCGGCTCCCGGCAACTGAGATCGAACCGTGGTGTAGGCATTCTTCTCCATTGAACAAAAGCGTGGTATAGGGAGTTTCTCTCTTATGATCGCCTGAATGCGATCTCGTTCCCCAGGCCTTTGGGGATCGGGGTCATCGACATTTCGTTCCAGCCACGGTTTACGATCTTTTCCATGCAGGTACTTGGGAAGCCGTACGGTTAATGAACCGCGTCCATCGATATGCCAGGTGTACCGTGAAACGAAGGGGTCGGCTTTGCGGCAGGCCTCGAGGTAGGCGAAATTGAGCTGGCGGAGAACGAATTTCTGAAAAGCTCTGGCGGCTGCGAGTTCCGTCTCTAACGCGCTCCGTGCGTTCGTCACAGCATTCTCGCAGAGAATCTCGTTCAGGAGCGCCCTATAGTACAGTCTACAATCCACGCGCCACTTTGGCCTACTCTCGACGTCGGCGTCTTCTTCGTCTGCCTCCTCCTTCTTGCCCTTTTTCGATTCCTCGGTTTCACAAAAGGCGACCGTCGATGTGAACTTCATGACAGTGCTATCGTGTGCCCGCTCCCACAGTTCCGTTGTCCTGTTTCTTGCGTGGTCCATTCGGTCGCCGACCAGCCGTGAAATGAAATCGAGCAACAGGAGACTTCGCTGGGTACCAAACTGGAAGATCGTCCGATAGTGGATGAGTTCCGAGAGGGCGTCGCGGTCTCCCAACCAGGTGATGGCCATCAAGAGTGCCAAGAGGGACATGCCGGCGTAGTCGGGGTCACGCCGTTCGTATCTGCTGGCACCGGTTGGAGCGTCCGTTCTGTACTGTTCTTTCGGCATCGAATGGACTTACCTCGGATCCGGATCGAGCGAGTCGCGCAGAACCTGAATTCGCGAATTGCTCTCGATCAGTTGCTTGCACAGGTCGATGGAGCATTGGACAACCGGGTTGGGGTCAACTTTGTACGCCAGCCGGTATAGATTGAGCGCCTCGTTGAAATTGCCGCTCTCGCTTGCCGCACTCGCTTCGTCAGTCAACCTCTTCGCGCGCGTGAAGGTTTGATTCAATTCCGTCAGGACAAGCAGGCGCAGGGGGTGTTCGGAAAAGCCTTCAAACTTTTTGAATAATTCGAAAAGGCCAAGCGCGTTCTTGCGTCCGATATCCCGGCGAATCGCCTCATAAGCGGTGCTTGTCTGGTCGTAGCGCGCCGCAATTCTACGTCGCAATTCAATGGCACCCTTGTGGGTAGGCGCTCGTTCCAGCACCGCCTTGCACAAGGTCATTGCTTTGCCAAAACCACCACCATCGAACGCGCCTACACACAACTGCCAAAGTCTGTCGACCTCGACGTCAGATGCCGACTTTGATACGGATGACGGACCAGCGTTGGGGTCGGAATATTTCGAACTCGCCTTCTTCGGATCTTCCTTCGGAAACCCCGTGGGTTCTTCCGCTTTCGATTCGGTTTTGGAGGCGCCTTTCGTCGTGTCTGGGCTCGTGCCTCTCGTACCTGCGCCGTATCGCCAAGTTTCGGTGCAAGACATTGGTTTCTTGTCATCTTTCGTCACGTCCTGACTCATGGTTGATCCCCTCTACGGCGTCGAGCCAGTCCGTCCAGGCATGCCGCCATACGCAAGGCAGTTCGCGCGTCGCCGCGAATGAATGCGTCGTGCATCTGGTCGTGGCGATTCCGCTTCCGCGCCAAGTCCTCCCGTATGCGAAGTTGCAGATCAGCGATGATCGTACTGCCGGGACTTAGCGACGCCGCATGTTCCAGGAGGTTGAGTGCAAGATTGCGTTGTCCGTGCTGCATAGCTTCTTCGGTGTCCCGCGCAGCGTCGCGAAAGCGCTCACACCTCCTGACGAAGGCTTCGTGGCCGGCAGACCGGCTGTAATGGTTCGGATAGACGGCCTCGGCATGCGCGAGCAGGTTCGCCTGCTCCTCAAGACTTCCGCGCGCTTCCCCGGAGCAAATGACGGAGTAAATGCGCGCAGCCTCTGCAGCTCTGTTTTCGATCTTATCGAGAAGGCCGCGAGCGCCGGCGTGATCGGGGAATTCCGTCAATGTTTCCCGACACAGGGATGCAGCTTTTCTCAGGTCGTTTTGCTCGTAGTGGTCGAGAGCCTGCTTCCATGCTTCAACGCCGGGTACGACACTGTTTGGTCGAGACGCGTTGTCCCCAATTTCTGGGACGTTGTCATGGGAGGCAGAGCACGTCTCCAACGCGCACAGGACCGACCAGTGGTCGCCAAAGCGGCGCTTAGGATCTTTCTCAAGACATCGAAGAAGAATAGTCTGAATCTCGTCAGGTACTCCCGGTAACGGCGGGGGTGGCGCCTCGTTGTGCAGCACTGCTAGCCGTTTGGGCGATCCCTGGAACGGCGGTTGGAATTCCGGGTGCGCCACTTGAAAGAGGATGACTCCCAGCGAATAGACACTGCCACGGACGTCACATTGTTGAGGACTTGCGAACCGTTCGGGCGCCAAGTATGTTGCGAAGTTTTCAGGCATCCGGCGCAGTCTGTTCGCGTCTGCATTTTGCAGGTCGACGCAGTACTCCAGTCCGCCTACTTTGAGATTTTCCGATGCGATGAGCAGATGCTCCGGGATGATAGCGCGGTGGGTGATTCCGGCGTCTTCGAGCGTTCCAAGCCCGTAACACGCCTGCCGCACGAACCGCAGCGCTTCCCAAAGGCGATTCGGGGATTCCCGATGCGGCTCTCGACTCCAGTCGGACAACGTGCCGCCGTCGAGGAACTCCATGCTCAGGATGCTGAGGTTTCCCCCACCCCAACGGCCACGATGGAACTCCAGGGGACATATCACATGCCGATAATCACGAATCCGGTGCTTCAACCGGTTCACCCCCACAAACCAGTCGGGTACATGCTCCTCGATGCCCGCATAGATTCTGGCTGTCACTTTCTCGCCGAGGGCCGCGTCTTCCAGAAGGTACAGACGACCGACCGCATCATCGCCAATGCAGCCACACACGGTAAATCGATCGAGAAGCACTTCACCCGCCGGTATCTCAACGTATGTCGCTTGGCGCATCTCGGGCTTCCCTGGAAAGTACCTGCTCACATCCGTCACGGAGCTTTCATGCTCCGATTGCTCGACGAACTCATACCCGCCCCGTATGTAGTCTTTGAAAGTCCGGTTCTTCATGATTGTTGACGATCCCAGTACGCACGTTTTTGGTTGACCAAGCTCCCTAGCGCCTGGTCAACGTGTTGTTGAACTGTTCGCAGCCAGATCGTGTAGTCTTCCCCGCGCGCGATCATCCGGATAAAGCGTTCGCATGCATCGTTGTGAGCCGCCACATCTCGGACTTCTCGGGCCGGGGTGAACGCAACACCGGGTATGAGATCCGTCCGGCCATCCTCCTGCCTAAGCCGATAAACCAACTCCAAGCGGTGACCGTCTCCGAGCGGTCTGCCAATGACAACGCCTTCCTCTGCGCTCCCTATCGCGTCTGGCGTAATGACGCGCAACTGCTCACGCTTGTAGGAAAGTGAGACGCTTCGGCAGTCCAGGTACGAAGCGATTGCGTCAACGCATTCTGTCACGTCGAAGCACGTACCCCAGCAATCCGTGGTCGTCCACTCGCTGAGAAGCAGGCGCGTGCGTACCGGCCGCTCCAACGCTGCCGCTACGTGTACGTGCGCAACCGCCTCTTCCTCAACCATCGCGACGAGCGCTGTACCGGATGCGATTTGCTGCGCCTGCTGCGAGACTGCCTCCGAGATCGTAGCTGCCTCCTCGGAGTCGCTGGTCGCGGGGAGAGCATTCAAGACCTCGCTTGCTGCCTCGAAGTGCATGTGCCTCATAAGGAAATGCACTTGTCGCCAGTGACTGGCGACGGCCGCGCGTGACTGAGGCATCGTATGGAGCAACTTCGCGCGAAGTGTCGCTTGCTTACGAATATCACCGTCCAAGCCGGCAATGTCCGCGAGCAGTGCATAGCGGACAGGCTCAGATAGGACGCCAGGATGTTGATTTACCAGCGACTCGGCACGGCGGGGGTTCTGCTCGGCGACGGCCTTTGCCACATCGGCAGCGCATTGTTTAGCCTGTGCGTCCCGCGCCCGGGTGGCGGCGCTTGTGTGGGTTTGGTAGGAAACGCCGCAAAAAGCGCGAAACTCGCCTGTCAGCGGCGCGCCTACTGGTGTTAGCGCACTTTCGGTGAAGCTGAAGCTGCGAGCGGTGCCGTCTAGCTGGACCAGCAGCAGAGGCGCATGGAGATCCGTTGTCAGCCCGGCTGCAATGACTTCGGGTGGCGCTTCCAGTTCGGATACCTGGCGGAAAGGGTTTGCTCGCCAACGCTTCAGGACGCTTTCGTGAAAGGCTACGGTTGCGAGTGTTCCCTCCCATTCGAATAAAGCATAGAAATCTCGGTCATGCACCGAATGAAGTTCCGTTTCAAGGTTCATCGGATTGACACAGAGCAGTCTTCCGGCCGCAACAGGGAACACCGCCAATCCCACGGCCGTCCAGTAAAGACCCTTAGCCACACTGTAGGGTATCGGCGGCATCACGTCCGAAGTGCATTTGATGGCAGTCAAACCGCCGGCGTTCCACATCGCGATGCCCCCATTCGCGCGGAAACAGATGAGATCATTGCCCGCCATGACCTGGGCCGAGACATGCCTATCGCCGTCAAATGGAAGTTCAGACGGATGGGCGTAGGGCGGACGCCATAGGAGTACCCTCCCCGACGTGTCTGCGGCAACGAAGTCAGTTTCATTCGTGAAGCGGACATCCAGCACCGCAGCCCCTTGGTTCAGACTGCGCACCATCATCTTATGATTGAGCAAATGCACCATCCCGTATGTATCACCCGCAACCACCATGTTGCCCCCCCGGTTGCGGTCGATGCTGGTAACATGGTGACCGGGCAGAAGACTTAGCAGAGGGATCTCGCCGCCAGGCCGGAGTAGTACCTCCCGCTTATCGATGGAGCCTGCAATCAGCGGCCCCGCGAAATCTGGGCGAACACATTTCGTCATCGTGATAGCCTTTCGTGCCCCATGTCGGCGATGTTTTCGCCGTTCCCGCTGAGGGCTTCTATCTCAGCTTCAAGGCTTGGTTCGGGAGGCAAGAATATGGGTACCTGCGCAGGGCCAGACTGAGGAGCAACGCGGAAACGTTTTTGGGGTTTACCAAGGGGCCACCGTTTTGTAGCGCTCAACGCCAGGGCCGCCTCAAGTCCTTCGAGAACTGTTGCCCCAGTCTTGCGCACATCCTCTAGCCAGCGAATGTCTTGCAGAATGGCGTCTTCACCTTGGTGTAGGTGGCCTTTCGGTGCGTCGTGGTGAAGCGCTCCGGCCGCTCGCCCAACGTCGCCCGCTTGCCGGGAGAGGCGAGTGAGTTCGCGATAGATGAAGGTACGATACCCCTGGAATCGCGACAGTTGCGTTCTCACGTGTTGGTCAATTTCTTCTTTCTGCGCGTAGAGGTCCTCTGCAAAATTGCACTCCGAATGTCCCCGCTGATCCACTTTTGGCAGCGCCGCAACCGCATCGCGCAATTGTGTCGCGCGGCACCGCGCTTCTCTTGTGTGCGAGTCAAAATTCTCCCGCAGGTAGGTCAGCGAAAGGGATTCGTCCCGGCCTTGTACGCCCATTATTCACGTCTCCAGTCGGTCACGCTGCGTAGTTCGGCCTCAAGTTCCCGGCTCCGCTTGAGGCTATCCTTCGCCGCATCGAGTTGTTCGCTGAGCAGTTTCAAGTCCTCCTGGATAGCGTCCCTGGTCGCTTCCATGTGCTCGATCGCCGCCTGTGTTTCAATCAGCGTGTCCGAGACACGGTCAAGATTGGCGTCCGCGGCCTCTTTGCCCTCGTCGAGTTCTTCCTGGAATTCCTCGTTCTCCTCGTGCACTTCCTGGAGGTCCCGGTCTTGCTGATCAAAGACTTCTGACGCGGCCCCGTCTGCGCTGTCGACCGCGCGGTCCACGGCGTCCAACCCTTCGGTCGTACCGCCACTACGGTCCAGGTCTTCCCGCAATTGACGTATCGTCTCGATGTCATCCGCAGTGACTTTCAGTTTCTCTCCATGGTCCTCCATGTTTTTGGACAGCCGTTCGTTCTGATCATCGATTTCCTGCCGCGTCGGCAAGTATGTATCTCTCATGACAAGTCCTCCGGATCCGTCGAGCGCTTCAAAACACCTTTCATGAAGTCGAGCAGGTTTCTAGCCTGGGGCGCGGCGTGATTCTCGATTTCGTCTTGCAGCCGGAGGCGGCGAGCCTCCA
It includes:
- a CDS encoding protein kinase gives rise to the protein MKNRTFKDYIRGGYEFVEQSEHESSVTDVSRYFPGKPEMRQATYVEIPAGEVLLDRFTVCGCIGDDAVGRLYLLEDAALGEKVTARIYAGIEEHVPDWFVGVNRLKHRIRDYRHVICPLEFHRGRWGGGNLSILSMEFLDGGTLSDWSREPHRESPNRLWEALRFVRQACYGLGTLEDAGITHRAIIPEHLLIASENLKVGGLEYCVDLQNADANRLRRMPENFATYLAPERFASPQQCDVRGSVYSLGVILFQVAHPEFQPPFQGSPKRLAVLHNEAPPPPLPGVPDEIQTILLRCLEKDPKRRFGDHWSVLCALETCSASHDNVPEIGDNASRPNSVVPGVEAWKQALDHYEQNDLRKAASLCRETLTEFPDHAGARGLLDKIENRAAEAARIYSVICSGEARGSLEEQANLLAHAEAVYPNHYSRSAGHEAFVRRCERFRDAARDTEEAMQHGQRNLALNLLEHAASLSPGSTIIADLQLRIREDLARKRNRHDQMHDAFIRGDARTALRMAACLDGLARRRRGDQP